In one Pseudomonas hydrolytica genomic region, the following are encoded:
- the modC gene encoding molybdenum ABC transporter ATP-binding protein, whose protein sequence is MFGFGKAKAPVVTDDGRIRARFVLQHAEFRLDVNLDLPARGVSALFGQSGSGKTSCLRCFAGLERPQQGYLQVAGELWQDSERGFFLPAHQRAIGYVFQDANLFPHLSVRGNLQYGQKRIPAAQRRVALDQALELLGIGHLLERMPSALSGGERQRVGIARALVTSPRLLLMDEPLASLDLKRKQEVLPYLERLHEELDIPVLYVSHAPDEVARLADHLVLLDDGQVRASGALKETLLRADLPFASDEDAEAVIDGEVCGHAAAYDLLELRLPGSEARLRLPHAALPNGHPVRVKIKARDVSLSLQRAEGSSLLNLLPATVESWQALDAQMLLTLRLGEQRLLARITRYSFDQLGIHAGQALWAQIKSVSLLAP, encoded by the coding sequence CGGGCGTATCCGCGCGCGCTTCGTGCTGCAGCACGCCGAGTTTCGCCTGGATGTGAACCTCGACCTGCCGGCCCGTGGCGTCAGCGCCCTGTTCGGCCAATCCGGCTCGGGCAAGACCAGTTGCCTGCGCTGCTTCGCCGGGCTGGAGCGCCCGCAGCAGGGCTACCTGCAGGTGGCCGGCGAACTCTGGCAGGACAGCGAGCGGGGTTTCTTTCTGCCGGCGCACCAGCGCGCCATCGGCTACGTGTTCCAGGACGCCAACCTGTTCCCGCACCTGAGCGTGCGCGGCAATCTGCAGTACGGGCAGAAACGCATTCCGGCCGCGCAGCGCAGGGTGGCGCTGGATCAGGCGCTGGAGCTGCTGGGCATCGGTCATCTGCTCGAGCGCATGCCGTCGGCGCTGTCCGGTGGCGAACGGCAGCGCGTCGGCATCGCCCGCGCCCTGGTCACCAGCCCGCGCCTGCTGCTGATGGACGAACCGCTGGCTTCGCTGGATCTCAAACGCAAGCAGGAGGTGCTGCCTTATCTGGAGCGCCTGCACGAGGAACTGGACATCCCCGTGCTCTATGTCAGCCACGCGCCCGATGAAGTGGCGCGCCTGGCCGATCACCTGGTGTTGCTCGACGACGGCCAGGTGCGCGCCAGCGGCGCGCTCAAGGAAACCTTGCTGCGCGCCGACCTGCCCTTCGCCAGCGATGAGGATGCCGAGGCGGTGATCGACGGCGAGGTCTGCGGCCATGCTGCCGCCTATGACCTGCTGGAACTTCGACTGCCTGGCAGCGAGGCGCGCCTGCGCCTGCCTCACGCGGCATTGCCCAACGGCCATCCGGTGCGGGTGAAGATCAAGGCGCGCGACGTCAGCCTCAGCCTGCAACGCGCCGAGGGCAGCAGCCTGCTCAACCTGCTGCCGGCGACGGTGGAAAGCTGGCAGGCGCTCGATGCGCAGATGCTGCTGACCTTGCGCCTGGGCGAGCAGCGCCTGCTGGCGCGGATCACCCGCTATTCCTTCGATCAGTTGGGCATTCATGCCGGCCAGGCGCTCTGGGCGCAGATCAAGTCGGTGTCGTTGCTGGCGCCGTAA
- a CDS encoding sigma 54-interacting transcriptional regulator — MSVPPDFPAPLTFADSDKSPLSIRAKALVFVDPRSRQLRERAEVLAGNGQPLLILGETGTGKELLARYIHRQSERGGLFVALSCAAISPQWGEAELFGHVGGAHVGAASSRAGWFGSANGGTLYLDEIADLSRPLQSKLLAALETREVYRVGASQALPADVRLVAASSIDLARAVAAGTFDERLYAYLCDGQLLFPALRQRVGDILPLAEYFLGIHASRLGLAIPPISPAAQAVLEAHRWPGNTRELENVIHFALLLAGNAEIGPEHLELPGIA; from the coding sequence ATGAGTGTTCCACCCGACTTCCCGGCGCCGCTGACCTTCGCCGATTCGGACAAGAGCCCGCTGAGCATTCGGGCCAAGGCGCTGGTATTCGTCGACCCGCGTTCACGTCAGTTGCGCGAGCGCGCCGAGGTGCTGGCGGGCAATGGTCAGCCGCTGCTGATCCTTGGCGAGACCGGCACCGGCAAGGAATTGCTGGCGCGCTACATCCACCGGCAGAGCGAGCGTGGCGGCCTGTTCGTCGCACTGAGCTGCGCGGCGATCAGCCCGCAATGGGGCGAGGCCGAGCTGTTCGGCCATGTCGGCGGCGCCCATGTCGGGGCCGCCAGCAGCCGCGCCGGCTGGTTCGGTTCGGCCAATGGCGGCACGCTGTACCTGGACGAAATCGCCGATCTTTCGCGCCCGTTGCAGAGCAAGCTGCTGGCCGCGCTGGAAACCCGCGAGGTGTATCGCGTCGGTGCCAGCCAGGCCCTGCCGGCAGACGTGCGCCTGGTGGCGGCGAGCAGCATCGACCTGGCCCGCGCCGTGGCGGCCGGCACGTTCGACGAGCGCCTGTACGCCTACCTGTGCGACGGCCAGCTGCTGTTCCCGGCGCTGCGTCAGCGGGTCGGCGACATCCTGCCGCTGGCCGAGTACTTCCTCGGCATCCACGCCTCGCGCCTGGGCCTGGCCATCCCGCCGATCAGCCCAGCGGCGCAGGCCGTGCTGGAAGCGCACCGTTGGCCGGGCAATACCCGCGAGCTGGAGAACGTCATTCACTTCGCCCTGCTGCTGGCTGGAAATGCAGAGATTGGGCCGGAGCATCTGGAGTTGCCAGGTATTGCGTAA
- a CDS encoding RBBP9/YdeN family alpha/beta hydrolase, which produces MGSEAIRYLILPGWQGSPEEHWQSHWQRSLPNSTRVEQADWLHPRRADWVSELNRAVAADPRPAILIAHSLGCVTVAHWAAQAPIDLLRRVRGALLVAPADVERPGCPAPLQNFAPMPRDLLPFPSLLVGSDNDAAASALRALELARAWGSEAAILTGAGHINVKSGHRHWEQGFGYLYRLQSRIEQQTRLRA; this is translated from the coding sequence ATGGGCAGCGAAGCAATCCGTTATCTGATTCTGCCGGGCTGGCAGGGCTCGCCCGAGGAGCACTGGCAAAGCCATTGGCAGCGCAGCCTGCCGAACAGCACGCGGGTGGAGCAGGCCGACTGGCTCCATCCACGGCGCGCCGACTGGGTGAGCGAGCTGAACCGCGCCGTTGCCGCCGACCCGCGCCCTGCCATTCTCATTGCCCACAGCCTGGGCTGCGTCACGGTCGCCCACTGGGCGGCGCAGGCACCGATCGATCTGCTGCGTCGCGTACGCGGCGCCCTGCTGGTGGCGCCGGCCGATGTCGAGCGCCCGGGCTGCCCCGCACCGCTGCAGAATTTCGCGCCGATGCCGCGTGATCTGCTGCCCTTCCCCAGCCTGCTGGTGGGCTCCGACAACGACGCGGCGGCCAGCGCTCTGCGCGCCCTGGAGCTGGCGCGTGCCTGGGGCAGCGAGGCGGCGATTCTCACCGGTGCCGGGCATATCAACGTGAAGTCCGGGCACCGCCATTGGGAGCAGGGCTTCGGCTATCTGTATCGCCTGCAGAGCCGCATCGAACAGCAGACGCGCCTGCGCGCCTGA
- the oscA gene encoding sulfur starvation response protein OscA: MTATLRNLEGQDEAVILREIQTALHGLKFGSVEITVHNGQVVQIERKEKIRLQQPSTKNP; encoded by the coding sequence ATGACCGCGACGCTGAGAAACCTGGAAGGCCAGGACGAAGCCGTGATCCTCCGCGAGATCCAGACCGCCCTGCATGGCCTGAAATTCGGCTCGGTGGAAATCACCGTGCACAACGGCCAGGTAGTGCAGATCGAGCGCAAGGAAAAGATTCGCCTGCAACAACCGAGCACGAAAAACCCCTGA
- a CDS encoding sulfate ABC transporter substrate-binding protein, whose translation MSLRRFALAALASALIAGPVAAAQTLLNVSYDPTRELYTEFNAAFNKHWQGQGNEAVTIQQSHGGSGKQARAVIDGLRADVVTLALAGDIDELYKLGKLIPENWQERLPDASTPYTSTIVFLVRKGNPKGIKDWDDLVKPGVEVITPNPKTSGGARWNFLAAWAYAQQKYGSEAEAKAFTEKLYKNVPVLDTGARGSTITFVNNGIGDVLLAWENEAFLALKEEGGDNFEIVAPSLSILAEPPVSVVDQNVDKKGTRKVAEAYLNYLYSEEGQRIAAKHFYRPRNQAVAAEFAQQFPQLKLVTIDADFGGWKSAQPKFFNDGGIFDQIYQAH comes from the coding sequence ATGTCCCTTCGTCGTTTCGCCCTGGCCGCGCTGGCCAGTGCCCTGATCGCCGGCCCGGTGGCCGCTGCACAAACCCTGCTCAACGTGTCGTACGACCCGACCCGCGAGCTCTATACCGAATTCAACGCCGCGTTCAACAAGCACTGGCAGGGCCAGGGCAACGAGGCGGTGACCATCCAGCAATCCCACGGCGGCTCGGGCAAGCAGGCCCGTGCGGTGATCGACGGCCTGCGCGCCGACGTGGTGACCCTGGCCCTGGCCGGCGACATCGACGAGCTGTACAAGCTCGGCAAGCTGATCCCGGAAAACTGGCAGGAGCGCCTGCCGGACGCCAGCACCCCCTACACCTCGACCATCGTGTTCCTGGTGCGCAAGGGCAACCCCAAGGGCATCAAGGACTGGGATGACCTGGTCAAGCCCGGCGTGGAAGTGATCACCCCCAACCCGAAAACTTCCGGCGGCGCACGCTGGAACTTCCTCGCCGCCTGGGCCTATGCCCAGCAGAAGTACGGCAGCGAAGCCGAGGCCAAGGCCTTCACCGAGAAGCTGTACAAGAATGTCCCGGTGCTCGACACCGGCGCCCGCGGCTCCACCATCACCTTCGTCAACAACGGCATCGGCGATGTGCTGCTGGCCTGGGAAAACGAAGCCTTCCTGGCCCTCAAGGAAGAAGGTGGCGACAACTTCGAGATCGTCGCGCCGTCGCTGTCGATCCTTGCCGAACCGCCGGTCAGTGTGGTCGACCAGAACGTCGACAAGAAAGGCACCCGCAAGGTCGCCGAGGCCTACCTGAACTACCTGTACAGCGAGGAAGGCCAGCGCATCGCCGCCAAGCACTTCTACCGTCCGCGCAACCAGGCGGTGGCGGCCGAGTTCGCCCAGCAGTTCCCGCAGCTCAAGCTGGTGACCATCGACGCTGACTTCGGCGGCTGGAAGAGCGCTCAGCCGAAGTTCTTCAACGATGGCGGCATCTTCGACCAGATCTACCAGGCCCATTGA
- the cysT gene encoding sulfate ABC transporter permease subunit CysT → MSRRTSPVIPGFGLTLGYTLVYLSLLVLIPLGAMFVHAAQLTWDQFWAIVSSPRVLAALKLSFGTALLAAVINGVIGTLLAWVLVRYTFPGRKIIEAMIDLPFALPTAVAGIALTALYAPGGLVGQFATALGFKIAYTPLGITLALTFVTLPFVVRTIQPVLADIPREVEEAAACLGAKPLQVARHVLLPALLPAWLTGFALAFARGVGEYGSVIFIAGNMPMKTEILPLLIMVQLDQYNYAGATAIGVLMLVVSFILLLLINLLQRRISRS, encoded by the coding sequence ATGTCCCGCCGCACTTCCCCCGTCATACCCGGCTTCGGGCTGACGCTGGGTTACACCCTGGTGTACCTCAGCCTGTTGGTGCTGATTCCCCTGGGTGCCATGTTCGTCCACGCTGCCCAGCTCACCTGGGATCAGTTCTGGGCCATCGTTTCCTCACCGCGCGTGCTGGCCGCGCTGAAGCTGAGCTTCGGCACCGCCCTGCTCGCCGCCGTGATCAACGGCGTGATCGGTACCCTGCTGGCCTGGGTGCTGGTGCGCTACACCTTCCCCGGTCGCAAGATCATCGAAGCGATGATCGACCTGCCGTTCGCCCTGCCCACCGCCGTTGCCGGTATCGCCCTGACCGCGCTCTACGCGCCGGGTGGCCTGGTCGGCCAGTTCGCCACCGCCCTGGGCTTCAAGATCGCCTACACCCCGCTGGGCATCACCCTGGCGCTGACCTTCGTCACCCTGCCCTTCGTCGTGCGCACCATCCAGCCGGTGCTGGCCGACATCCCGCGCGAGGTCGAGGAAGCCGCCGCCTGCCTCGGTGCCAAGCCATTACAGGTGGCGCGCCACGTGCTGCTGCCGGCGCTGCTGCCGGCCTGGCTGACCGGTTTTGCCCTGGCCTTCGCCCGCGGCGTCGGCGAGTACGGCTCGGTGATCTTCATCGCCGGCAATATGCCGATGAAGACCGAGATCCTGCCGCTGCTGATCATGGTGCAGCTGGACCAGTACAACTACGCCGGCGCCACCGCCATCGGCGTGCTGATGCTGGTGGTGTCGTTCATCCTGCTGCTGCTGATCAACCTGCTGCAGCGCCGCATCAGTCGTTCGTAA
- the cysW gene encoding sulfate ABC transporter permease subunit CysW has product MSSATLTASAANNAARRGNALGRRLLIVSAWLVFAFFLLLPLFVVATEALKQGVGVFVASILEPDAISALKLTLLAVGIAVPLNLVFGVAAAWCVSKYEFRGKSILVTLIDLPFSVSPVIAGLIYVLLFGAQGFFGPWLREHDIQIIFALPGIVLATIFVTVPFVARELIPLMQEQGTQEEEAARLLGANGWQMFWHVTLPNIKWGLIYGVVLCTARAMGEFGAVSVVSGHIRGYTNTLPLHVEILYNEYNHVAAFSVASLLLLLALFILLLKQWSESRINRRKASAGEE; this is encoded by the coding sequence ATGTCATCTGCAACCCTGACGGCCAGCGCCGCCAACAACGCCGCGCGCCGCGGCAACGCCCTGGGCCGCCGCCTGCTGATCGTTTCGGCCTGGCTGGTGTTCGCCTTCTTCCTGCTGCTGCCCCTGTTCGTGGTGGCGACCGAGGCGCTCAAGCAGGGCGTCGGCGTGTTCGTCGCTTCGATCCTCGAACCCGACGCGATCAGCGCGCTGAAGCTGACCCTGCTCGCCGTGGGCATCGCCGTGCCGCTCAACCTGGTGTTCGGCGTGGCCGCCGCCTGGTGCGTGAGCAAGTACGAGTTCCGCGGCAAGAGCATCCTGGTGACCCTGATCGACCTGCCGTTCTCGGTGTCGCCGGTGATCGCCGGTCTGATCTACGTGCTGCTGTTCGGCGCGCAGGGCTTCTTCGGCCCCTGGCTGCGCGAGCACGACATCCAGATCATCTTCGCCCTGCCCGGCATCGTCCTGGCGACCATCTTCGTCACCGTGCCCTTCGTCGCCCGCGAGCTGATCCCGCTGATGCAGGAACAGGGCACGCAGGAAGAAGAGGCGGCGCGCCTGCTGGGCGCCAACGGCTGGCAGATGTTCTGGCACGTCACCCTGCCCAACATCAAATGGGGCCTGATCTACGGCGTGGTGCTGTGTACCGCACGGGCGATGGGCGAGTTCGGCGCGGTATCGGTGGTGTCCGGGCACATCCGCGGCTACACCAACACCCTGCCGCTGCATGTCGAGATTCTCTACAACGAATACAATCACGTCGCCGCCTTCAGCGTTGCCAGTCTGCTGCTGCTTCTGGCGCTGTTCATCCTGCTGCTCAAGCAGTGGAGCGAGTCCCGTATCAACCGCCGCAAAGCCAGTGCTGGCGAGGAATAA
- a CDS encoding sulfate/molybdate ABC transporter ATP-binding protein, translating to MSIEIRNVSKNFNAFKALNDINLNIQSGELVALLGPSGCGKTTLLRIIAGLETPDSGTIGFHGEDVSEHDVRDRNVGFVFQHYALFRHMTVFDNVAFGLRMKPKRERPSEDVIKQKVHELLDLVQLDWLGDRYPEQLSGGQRQRIALARALAVEPKVLLLDEPFGALDAKVRKELRRWLARLHDDVHLTSVFVTHDQEEAMEVADRIVVMNKGVIEQIGTPAEVYEYPASDFVYHFLGDANRLYVGGGDHHVLFRPHEVDLSLQPAADHQSGEVRDIRLLGAITRITLKVEGQDELIEAEVAKDHVSLDNLARGTTLYFKPKGGKPVGTPAS from the coding sequence ATGAGTATCGAAATTCGCAACGTCAGCAAGAACTTCAATGCGTTCAAGGCGCTGAACGACATCAACCTGAACATCCAGAGCGGCGAGCTGGTCGCCCTGCTCGGCCCGTCCGGCTGCGGCAAGACCACCCTGCTGCGCATCATCGCCGGCCTGGAAACCCCGGACAGCGGCACCATCGGCTTCCACGGCGAGGACGTTTCCGAGCACGACGTGCGCGATCGCAACGTCGGTTTCGTGTTCCAGCACTACGCGCTGTTCCGCCACATGACGGTGTTCGACAACGTCGCCTTCGGCCTGCGCATGAAGCCCAAGCGCGAGCGCCCGAGCGAGGACGTGATCAAGCAGAAGGTGCACGAGCTGCTCGATCTGGTGCAGCTCGACTGGCTCGGCGACCGCTACCCGGAGCAGCTCTCCGGCGGCCAGCGCCAGCGTATCGCCCTGGCCCGCGCCCTGGCCGTGGAGCCCAAGGTGCTGCTGCTCGACGAACCCTTCGGCGCGCTGGACGCCAAGGTGCGCAAGGAGCTGCGTCGCTGGCTGGCACGCCTGCACGACGACGTGCACCTGACCAGCGTGTTCGTCACCCACGACCAGGAAGAAGCCATGGAAGTGGCCGACCGCATCGTGGTGATGAACAAGGGCGTGATCGAACAGATCGGCACGCCGGCCGAGGTCTATGAATACCCGGCCAGCGACTTCGTCTATCACTTCCTCGGCGATGCCAACCGCCTCTATGTCGGCGGTGGCGATCATCACGTGCTGTTCCGCCCGCACGAGGTCGACCTGTCGCTGCAGCCGGCGGCCGATCACCAGAGCGGCGAGGTGCGCGACATCCGCCTGCTCGGCGCCATCACCCGCATCACCCTCAAGGTCGAGGGCCAGGACGAACTGATCGAGGCCGAGGTGGCCAAGGATCACGTCAGCCTGGACAACCTCGCCCGCGGCACCACCCTGTACTTCAAGCCCAAGGGTGGCAAGCCGGTCGGCACACCGGCCAGCTAA